Proteins encoded within one genomic window of Paraglaciecola psychrophila 170:
- the hemW gene encoding radical SAM family heme chaperone HemW, protein MSRPITLKLPPLSLYIHIPWCVQKCPYCDFNSHGQKGQVLPESEYVSHLLDDLAEDAKLVGDRAIHSIFIGGGTPSLFSAQAIHTLLDGVKKRVNLLADAEITMEANPGTVESQRFADYVKAGITRISIGVQSFQPEKLTALGRIHDESQALKAAELAKSIGLNSFNLDLMHGLPKQSLEDAMFDLNTAITQQPPHLSWYQLTIEPNTQFHSKPPRLPEDELLWDIQEQGDELLRQAGFEQYEISAYSQAGQQCQHNLNYWRFGDYLGIGCGAHGKITLANENHIIRTVKVKHPKGYMDLTRRYTSDKKVVSEQDLPFEFFMNRFRLLEPCPKSDYSNFTGIPLDNATKQNLETAITRGLLVESRNEWQVTALGRRYLNTLLEMMV, encoded by the coding sequence TTGTCACGACCAATTACCTTAAAACTGCCGCCCCTTTCGTTATATATCCACATTCCCTGGTGTGTACAAAAGTGTCCTTATTGCGACTTTAATTCTCATGGACAAAAAGGGCAGGTGTTACCAGAGTCTGAATATGTCAGTCACTTATTAGATGATTTAGCCGAAGATGCTAAATTGGTTGGCGACAGAGCCATTCATAGTATTTTTATTGGCGGCGGCACACCGAGTTTGTTTTCAGCACAAGCTATTCACACTCTTTTAGACGGAGTGAAAAAACGAGTGAATTTGTTAGCTGATGCTGAAATCACTATGGAAGCAAATCCTGGCACAGTAGAGAGCCAGCGGTTTGCTGATTATGTCAAAGCAGGCATTACGCGCATCTCTATCGGTGTACAAAGTTTTCAGCCAGAAAAACTGACCGCTTTAGGGCGTATTCACGATGAAAGTCAGGCCCTTAAAGCGGCTGAATTAGCTAAAAGCATAGGTCTAAATAGTTTTAACCTAGACTTAATGCATGGCTTACCTAAGCAATCTTTAGAAGATGCAATGTTTGATTTAAACACGGCCATAACGCAACAGCCCCCGCACTTATCTTGGTATCAATTAACGATTGAACCGAATACTCAGTTCCACTCAAAACCGCCTAGATTGCCTGAGGATGAGCTGTTATGGGATATCCAAGAACAAGGTGATGAGTTACTTAGGCAGGCCGGATTTGAACAATACGAGATATCTGCTTACAGTCAAGCCGGTCAACAATGTCAGCATAATTTGAATTATTGGCGTTTTGGTGACTACTTAGGTATCGGCTGTGGGGCACATGGAAAAATCACTCTGGCCAATGAAAACCATATAATTCGGACGGTTAAAGTCAAGCATCCAAAAGGTTATATGGATTTAACCCGCCGCTATACTAGCGATAAAAAAGTAGTGTCTGAACAAGACTTACCCTTTGAGTTTTTTATGAATCGCTTTCGTTTACTTGAGCCATGCCCTAAGTCTGATTATTCAAACTTTACTGGTATACCTTTGGATAACGCCACCAAACAAAACCTAGAAACGGCGATAACTCGCGGATTATTAGTTGAGTCGAGAAACGAATGGCAAGTCACGGCATTAGGCAGGCGTTATTTGAATACGTTATTAGAAATGATGGTCTAG
- a CDS encoding XTP/dITP diphosphatase, with amino-acid sequence MSKKIVLATGNKGKVKELAAMLSGLSIEVLPQSDFSVTEVAETGSTFIENAIIKARHASEHTGLPAIADDSGLAVDALGGAPGVYSARYSGDNATDQSNITKLLGLMADVPNDKRQAKFLCVLVYMRHADDPSPIICQGEWCGEIMTEPQGDNGFGYDPIFWVNQQNSSSAQLSSQQKNALSHRGKALKLLLAQLQNQIG; translated from the coding sequence GTGAGTAAAAAAATAGTCCTTGCTACGGGCAACAAAGGTAAGGTCAAAGAACTTGCCGCAATGTTGTCTGGTTTAAGTATTGAAGTCTTGCCCCAAAGTGACTTTTCGGTAACAGAAGTAGCGGAAACAGGTAGCACTTTTATCGAAAACGCGATTATCAAAGCCCGTCATGCTTCTGAACATACAGGTTTACCGGCTATTGCTGATGACTCGGGGTTGGCGGTGGATGCATTAGGTGGTGCTCCTGGTGTGTATTCTGCCCGATACTCTGGGGATAATGCTACAGATCAAAGTAATATTACCAAGTTGCTTGGCTTGATGGCTGATGTACCAAACGATAAACGCCAAGCCAAGTTTTTATGTGTCTTGGTGTATATGCGTCACGCTGATGATCCGTCGCCTATTATTTGCCAAGGTGAATGGTGCGGTGAGATCATGACTGAGCCACAAGGTGATAATGGCTTTGGTTACGATCCTATATTTTGGGTCAATCAACAAAACTCTAGTTCTGCCCAATTGTCATCCCAACAAAAAAATGCATTGAGTCACCGTGGTAAAGCATTAAAACTACTGCTAGCCCAATTACAAAATCAAATAGGTTAA
- a CDS encoding energy transducer TonB, with protein MKFSMIALSFFSTVLIAEPEPSSNVEWIESIIPAEPIERVSPRFPTKAARNGNEGWVKLSFVVDANGAVVDPVIEDSSGIRGFEKASLRAIKQWQYSPAIRNGEKIEQCRNSVQMDFKLDRGIKGGRKRFVREYKNADEALKTDNIVLAEQLITQMGEGKIWNSYEDAWFWMLKSEIAKAQGQENTQLSSLRRVVYSNKSSEYVGDQYYIYLLHQKFILEIKASLFSDALQTFAQIEQRPDNEKTVSVLEKYATQARQVLKNQDFIVVQGEVGSNGDWWHSLSRNRFMFSDIAGTLDTVELRCDNKREKYTVAEFTEWKIPKSWGRCKIMVVGDTLANFNLVEIRQDA; from the coding sequence ATGAAATTCTCTATGATTGCCTTATCTTTCTTTTCGACGGTTCTAATCGCTGAACCTGAGCCATCATCCAACGTTGAGTGGATAGAGAGTATTATTCCGGCTGAACCTATCGAACGTGTTTCACCTAGATTCCCAACTAAAGCTGCTCGAAATGGAAATGAAGGTTGGGTCAAGCTAAGTTTTGTTGTAGATGCAAATGGAGCAGTGGTTGATCCTGTTATCGAAGACTCATCTGGCATTCGTGGCTTTGAAAAAGCGAGTTTGAGAGCGATTAAACAATGGCAATATTCTCCAGCTATCCGCAACGGAGAAAAAATCGAACAGTGCCGTAATAGTGTGCAAATGGATTTCAAGCTAGATAGAGGAATAAAGGGTGGAAGAAAACGATTTGTCAGGGAATATAAAAATGCGGATGAGGCACTAAAAACAGATAATATCGTCTTAGCTGAACAACTTATTACCCAAATGGGCGAAGGTAAGATCTGGAATAGTTACGAAGATGCATGGTTTTGGATGTTGAAGTCAGAGATTGCAAAAGCACAAGGTCAAGAAAACACTCAATTAAGCAGTCTTAGGAGAGTCGTTTATTCTAATAAAAGCAGCGAGTATGTTGGCGACCAGTATTACATTTATCTTTTACATCAAAAATTTATTTTAGAAATAAAGGCATCATTATTTTCAGATGCTTTACAGACATTTGCACAAATTGAGCAGCGTCCTGATAATGAAAAAACAGTCAGTGTCCTAGAAAAATATGCAACTCAAGCTCGACAGGTCTTAAAAAATCAAGATTTTATTGTTGTGCAAGGAGAAGTAGGTAGCAATGGTGATTGGTGGCATTCTCTTAGTCGTAACCGTTTTATGTTTAGCGATATCGCAGGTACGCTTGATACGGTAGAACTGCGTTGTGATAACAAAAGAGAAAAGTATACCGTTGCAGAATTTACCGAATGGAAAATCCCTAAAAGTTGGGGACGCTGTAAAATAATGGTGGTAGGTGACACCTTGGCGAACTTTAACTTAGTCGAAATTCGCCAAGACGCGTAA
- the srmB gene encoding ATP-dependent RNA helicase SrmB, with the protein MFEQLELDDDLIHAVTDLGYKEPTSIQSLVIPEAMNGKDILASAPTGTGKTAAFLLPACQFILDYPRRQPGSTRILILTPTRELALQIFEQAKAISKYVPHIACGVITGGINYGTDRDLLEKNLDILVATPGRLFEHIEKESFDCRDIECLILDEADRMLDMGFSPVVNQIAAEARWRKQTMLFSATLEGTGIARFSDELLNDPVELEADSSRKEKGIIHQWIHLADDAKHKLDLLTHILSTQVETAIVFVKTRERLATLVGQLQSIDIDCVWLQGEMPQDKRNTAMERFRTGEVKILIATDVAARGIDVDNISHVINYDMPRTADVYVHRIGRTGRAGNKGTAISIVEAHDIAVVPKIERYTEQVLKRRVIAALRPANKEAKPPAKKKISNKTKKAVIKAKRNVKIKKRKNKGRGKKTP; encoded by the coding sequence ATGTTTGAACAATTAGAACTAGACGATGACCTGATCCACGCGGTGACGGACTTAGGTTATAAAGAGCCTACCAGCATTCAATCGCTGGTCATCCCAGAAGCCATGAATGGCAAAGATATTTTGGCCTCTGCCCCCACGGGTACCGGCAAAACAGCAGCATTTTTACTACCTGCTTGCCAATTTATATTGGATTACCCCAGACGCCAACCAGGTTCGACACGAATTTTAATCCTTACCCCTACTCGCGAATTGGCGTTACAAATTTTTGAGCAAGCTAAAGCTATCAGTAAATACGTGCCACATATTGCATGCGGCGTTATCACTGGTGGCATCAACTACGGTACTGATCGAGATTTATTAGAAAAAAACTTGGATATATTAGTCGCTACTCCTGGCCGCTTATTCGAGCATATCGAAAAAGAAAGCTTTGACTGTCGTGATATCGAATGCCTGATTTTAGATGAAGCTGACCGCATGTTGGATATGGGTTTTTCTCCCGTTGTAAACCAAATTGCCGCAGAAGCACGATGGCGTAAACAAACCATGTTGTTTTCAGCCACATTAGAAGGCACTGGTATCGCCCGTTTTTCTGATGAGTTGTTGAATGATCCGGTGGAATTAGAAGCCGATTCAAGTCGTAAAGAAAAAGGTATCATTCACCAGTGGATACATCTTGCAGATGACGCTAAGCATAAACTGGACTTGTTAACTCATATTCTGAGTACACAAGTAGAAACGGCCATAGTGTTTGTTAAAACTCGTGAACGGTTAGCGACTCTGGTCGGCCAGTTGCAGTCTATCGATATTGATTGCGTTTGGTTACAAGGTGAAATGCCTCAGGATAAGCGTAATACTGCCATGGAGCGTTTTCGCACAGGCGAAGTAAAGATATTAATCGCCACTGACGTGGCAGCTCGAGGTATTGACGTGGATAACATCAGCCACGTTATTAACTACGATATGCCTCGCACCGCAGATGTGTATGTGCACCGTATTGGTCGAACAGGACGTGCCGGAAACAAAGGAACGGCTATTTCTATAGTCGAAGCTCATGACATTGCCGTAGTACCCAAAATTGAACGTTATACCGAACAAGTACTAAAACGTAGAGTGATTGCAGCTTTGCGCCCAGCGAATAAAGAAGCTAAACCCCCTGCTAAGAAAAAAATCAGTAATAAGACTAAAAAAGCAGTGATTAAGGCCAAACGTAACGTCAAAATCAAAAAACGCAAAAATAAAGGTCGAGGGAAAAAGACTCCCTAA
- the cyoE gene encoding heme o synthase — MINNTWTLKSRFDLYLQLGKFRLCLLVLFTALIGYGLGVSQLIFVEIFCFLFGTLLTAMGANGLNQWWERKRDALMLRTRKRPIPSGRLSSGHALTVTLVWSLTGMLLLYYGVNSLTACLALITLTSYVLIYTPLKPYSTVAILAGAIPGAIPPMMGWTAATNHFGVEAWVLGCLLFLWQIPHFMSLAAIYRQDYAKGGYQLLPDNPEIEGVTRSIIVIFSVALLCVTLLTPFVGLGQKTFFLGAFLFGLALLIVSIRLYQQYSVKNARQVFLASIMYLPALMTLLLIDERFVSHYWSF, encoded by the coding sequence TTGATTAATAATACGTGGACACTTAAATCTCGATTTGACCTTTATTTACAATTGGGCAAGTTTAGGCTGTGTTTATTGGTGTTATTTACTGCCCTTATTGGCTACGGTTTAGGGGTATCACAACTCATTTTTGTTGAAATTTTTTGTTTCCTGTTTGGTACTTTACTTACTGCGATGGGAGCCAATGGCTTGAACCAATGGTGGGAGCGTAAACGAGATGCGCTAATGCTGAGAACTCGCAAGCGTCCAATACCCTCGGGTAGACTATCTTCTGGACACGCACTTACAGTTACACTTGTTTGGTCCTTAACAGGCATGTTGCTACTTTATTATGGGGTTAATTCATTAACAGCTTGTTTAGCATTAATTACCTTGACAAGTTACGTTCTGATTTACACACCTTTAAAGCCTTACTCTACTGTCGCTATTTTAGCTGGGGCTATCCCAGGCGCAATCCCGCCAATGATGGGCTGGACCGCTGCTACCAATCATTTTGGCGTTGAAGCATGGGTTTTAGGTTGTTTATTATTTTTATGGCAAATTCCGCACTTTATGTCACTTGCTGCAATTTATCGACAGGATTATGCTAAAGGAGGGTATCAACTGCTGCCCGACAATCCAGAAATTGAAGGCGTTACCCGCAGCATAATAGTGATTTTCAGCGTGGCATTATTGTGTGTAACCTTACTTACTCCATTTGTAGGTTTGGGTCAAAAAACATTTTTTTTAGGTGCCTTTTTGTTCGGCTTAGCGTTACTTATAGTATCAATTAGACTTTATCAACAATACTCAGTCAAAAACGCCAGACAAGTATTTCTGGCTAGCATCATGTATTTGCCTGCACTAATGACGCTTCTGCTTATTGATGAAAGATTTGTGAGTCATTATTGGTCGTTCTAA
- a CDS encoding cytochrome C oxidase subunit IV family protein, which translates to MVENTQVQVDEHGHQEHPVSLYLKIWVLLFILSGFSYMVDFMHLEGLLRWSLILLFMFLKAGLIISVFMHMMWERMALICAILIPPLALTLFIGIMAIESNYTFFSRLMFFTGS; encoded by the coding sequence ATGGTTGAGAACACTCAAGTTCAGGTCGATGAACATGGCCATCAAGAACATCCTGTAAGTCTATATTTAAAGATTTGGGTTCTGCTGTTTATCCTCAGTGGATTTTCCTACATGGTCGACTTTATGCACCTAGAAGGCCTATTGCGATGGTCACTTATTTTACTATTCATGTTCTTAAAGGCCGGACTAATCATCAGTGTTTTTATGCATATGATGTGGGAGAGAATGGCATTAATTTGCGCAATATTGATCCCACCTTTGGCGCTAACGCTGTTCATCGGCATCATGGCAATCGAATCAAATTATACGTTTTTTAGTCGCTTGATGTTTTTTACTGGAAGTTGA
- a CDS encoding heme-copper oxidase subunit III family protein, whose translation MQNKKTLEPPQGISGFVADWSGDKEAFHVPWGKAMMWIFLLSDTFVFSCFLIGYMVVRMSAVEPWPNTSEVFALEIGGQHIPMVLIAIMTFILITSSGTMAMAVNYGYRKDKTKAAILMLITALLGLSFVGMQAFEWSKLISEGVRPWENPFGAVQFGSVFFMVTGFHGLHVSIGVIYLFTVAIKILKGHYEKSGNYEIVEITGLYWHFVDLVWVFIFALFYLW comes from the coding sequence ATGCAAAACAAAAAAACATTAGAACCCCCTCAGGGTATTAGTGGATTTGTGGCAGATTGGTCAGGGGATAAAGAAGCATTCCACGTTCCCTGGGGCAAAGCCATGATGTGGATCTTTCTGCTAAGCGATACCTTTGTGTTTAGCTGTTTTTTGATTGGCTACATGGTGGTGCGAATGTCGGCAGTTGAGCCTTGGCCCAATACCAGTGAAGTGTTTGCGCTGGAAATAGGCGGACAACACATTCCCATGGTGTTAATCGCTATTATGACCTTCATTTTGATTACGAGCAGCGGCACCATGGCAATGGCAGTTAATTATGGCTATCGCAAGGACAAAACAAAAGCAGCTATTCTGATGTTAATAACAGCATTACTAGGTCTATCATTTGTGGGTATGCAAGCATTCGAGTGGAGTAAATTAATTTCTGAAGGGGTGCGTCCCTGGGAGAATCCATTTGGTGCGGTGCAATTTGGTTCGGTATTTTTCATGGTGACAGGTTTTCATGGTTTACATGTATCCATAGGTGTTATCTATTTATTTACGGTAGCGATCAAGATCTTAAAGGGACATTACGAGAAAAGTGGTAACTACGAAATAGTCGAAATTACTGGTTTGTATTGGCATTTTGTTGATTTGGTATGGGTATTTATTTTTGCTCTTTTTTATCTTTGGTAA
- a CDS encoding cytochrome c oxidase subunit 3 — protein MSFLTPLMEKPWEQVGAPQKQGLGREQTRKAGLRLLLTVVSVLFFLFIVAFLIRSQYPDWQPLAETSSNPLFNKSILWLNSLYLLAASICLQVARTNARRQNRLFLRFGLVLAGLFSAAFVTGQLMFWQQLYQQGFVVNANPALSFFYIFTGLHAVHVGIGLLAWLGALAAMLRNSPKLSQYVDLCAIYWHFLFGLWLVLFALLVSKPETYNAIVEFCGLGA, from the coding sequence ATGAGCTTCCTCACGCCACTAATGGAAAAACCTTGGGAGCAAGTAGGCGCACCGCAAAAGCAAGGTTTAGGACGTGAGCAGACCCGTAAAGCCGGCCTACGCTTATTGTTGACTGTGGTGTCGGTACTTTTCTTTCTATTTATCGTTGCCTTTTTAATACGTTCACAATATCCAGATTGGCAACCTTTAGCAGAAACCTCGAGCAATCCGCTGTTTAATAAAAGTATTCTATGGTTAAACAGCCTTTATTTGTTGGCGGCGAGTATTTGTTTACAAGTAGCCAGAACCAATGCTCGACGACAAAATAGGCTGTTCTTGCGCTTCGGTCTTGTCTTGGCAGGTTTATTTTCAGCTGCCTTTGTCACTGGCCAATTAATGTTTTGGCAGCAATTATACCAGCAAGGGTTTGTGGTAAACGCTAACCCAGCTCTAAGCTTCTTTTATATATTCACTGGCTTACATGCTGTACACGTGGGTATTGGTTTGTTGGCCTGGCTGGGGGCATTGGCTGCCATGCTGCGTAACAGTCCAAAACTCAGTCAATATGTTGATTTATGCGCGATTTATTGGCATTTCTTATTTGGCTTGTGGTTGGTTTTATTTGCTTTATTAGTCAGTAAACCAGAAACATATAATGCGATCGTTGAGTTTTGTGGGCTGGGAGCATGA
- a CDS encoding cytochrome c oxidase subunit I → MEQEVDHEMHEPSSFFTKYVWSQDHKVIAIQYSVIAILVGIVALVLSGLMRLQLGFPGSFDFIDPSAYYQFVTMHGMIMVIYLLTAIFLGGFGNYLIPLMVGARDMVFPFVNMLSVWFYLLAVIVLLSSFFVPGGPTGAGWTLYPPQAILPGTPGSDWGIILMLVSLAIFIVAATMGGLNYVTTVLQARTKGMTLMRMPLTVWGIFMATILALLAFPALFVSAVMMLFDKTLGTSFFMPAILSMGQQLDHEGGSPILFQHLFWFFGHPEVYIVALPAFGIVSDLISVHARKNIFGYRLMVWAIIMIGVMSFVVWAHHMYISGMNPYFGYFFATTTLIIAVPTAIKVYNWVLTLWHGNIHLTVPMLFALGFVSTFTIGGLTGLFLGNVVVDLPLSDTYFVVAHFHMVMGVSPILVVFGGIYHWYPKMSGKMLHTGLGKLHFWGTFLGTYMIYFPMHYLGVLGVPRRYFAYENYDFIPDSAKDLNAMISVMAIFVALVQLIFLFNLVWSLFKGKPAGDNPWEATSLEWQTETTPPGHGNWGKHIPICHRWAYDYSVPGYEQDFLPQNFVDDKKVGEL, encoded by the coding sequence ATGGAACAAGAAGTAGATCACGAAATGCATGAACCCAGCAGCTTCTTTACCAAATACGTATGGAGTCAGGATCATAAAGTGATTGCAATCCAATATTCGGTGATTGCCATTTTAGTTGGCATAGTGGCTTTGGTATTGTCTGGCTTAATGCGCTTACAGCTTGGCTTCCCTGGCAGTTTTGATTTTATTGACCCGAGTGCCTATTATCAGTTTGTGACCATGCATGGCATGATCATGGTGATTTATTTGTTAACGGCAATATTTTTAGGGGGGTTTGGTAATTACTTGATCCCGTTAATGGTGGGAGCCAGAGATATGGTATTTCCCTTTGTTAACATGCTTAGTGTGTGGTTTTATTTACTGGCTGTAATTGTATTACTGTCCAGCTTTTTTGTGCCTGGTGGCCCTACTGGAGCAGGCTGGACATTATATCCGCCACAGGCAATTCTGCCAGGCACACCAGGCTCTGATTGGGGCATTATTTTGATGCTAGTGTCCTTAGCCATATTTATTGTCGCTGCTACTATGGGCGGCCTGAATTATGTCACTACCGTATTGCAGGCACGCACCAAAGGCATGACCCTGATGCGTATGCCTCTAACGGTGTGGGGCATTTTCATGGCGACTATATTAGCACTTTTGGCCTTTCCCGCTTTATTTGTTAGTGCGGTTATGATGTTGTTTGACAAAACATTAGGTACCAGTTTTTTTATGCCGGCGATTTTGTCAATGGGTCAACAACTTGACCACGAAGGCGGCAGCCCCATTCTGTTTCAACATTTATTTTGGTTTTTTGGTCATCCAGAAGTCTACATCGTCGCTCTACCCGCTTTTGGCATTGTCTCGGATCTCATTAGTGTGCATGCTCGTAAGAATATCTTTGGTTATCGGCTTATGGTGTGGGCCATAATCATGATAGGCGTTATGAGTTTTGTGGTCTGGGCTCACCATATGTACATAAGCGGCATGAATCCCTATTTTGGCTACTTTTTTGCCACCACGACATTGATTATTGCGGTACCAACCGCAATAAAAGTCTACAACTGGGTATTGACCCTCTGGCATGGCAATATTCACTTAACCGTACCTATGTTGTTTGCACTAGGTTTCGTTTCCACTTTCACCATTGGCGGTTTAACCGGATTATTCCTCGGTAACGTAGTGGTGGATCTGCCTCTTTCTGACACCTATTTTGTGGTGGCCCACTTTCATATGGTAATGGGAGTTTCACCCATATTGGTGGTGTTTGGCGGGATCTATCATTGGTATCCTAAAATGTCGGGGAAAATGTTGCATACCGGTTTAGGAAAATTGCATTTTTGGGGCACGTTTTTGGGTACTTACATGATTTATTTCCCCATGCATTATCTTGGCGTATTAGGCGTTCCTCGGCGATATTTTGCCTATGAAAATTACGATTTCATTCCCGATTCAGCTAAAGACTTAAACGCCATGATTTCGGTAATGGCCATATTTGTGGCACTGGTTCAGCTGATATTTTTATTCAATTTGGTTTGGAGCTTGTTCAAGGGAAAACCAGCTGGCGATAACCCCTGGGAAGCTACATCACTTGAGTGGCAAACCGAAACAACCCCGCCAGGGCATGGAAATTGGGGCAAGCATATTCCCATATGTCATCGTTGGGCCTATGATTATAGTGTGCCTGGATATGAACAGGATTTTTTACCGCAAAATTTTGTTGATGACAAAAAGGTAGGTGAATTATGA
- a CDS encoding c-type cytochrome — protein sequence MSIAVALILIVIGSVVFHFLSPWVMTPLASNWGAIDDTMAITLIITGIVFIAVNFFIAFAVIKYRHDPNRKAKYEPENKKLEIWLTVITSIGIIAMLAPGLIVYSDFVEVPEEAHIVEVVGQQWSWSFRFPGADQQLGKSAVKHISIDNPFGVDPLDSSGQDDVLILGNRLALPIDKPVKVLMRSKDVLHNFYVPQFRVKMDMVPRTISYIWFTPTKLGEFEILCAEFCGLGHFNMRGHVQIMPQQEFDLWLQTQPTFAASMLNNTSQLLSVAAQSGQELAQNKGCIGCHDFSGNSIGPSWQGLFGKIQVLADGTEVLVDAAYLKESILMPNAKMVKGYAAIMPPLSLSELEIDSLIAYIQEKGATQDTATQKTLLSGAELAQTKGCTACHSQDGTRLIGPSWQGLFGSLRETTSGQRIEVDDLYLKESIFQPNAKIVAGYPPVMPPPVLNEQEALAIIEFIKTL from the coding sequence ATGAGCATTGCTGTCGCATTGATCCTAATTGTTATTGGGTCTGTTGTTTTTCATTTTTTATCTCCCTGGGTAATGACGCCACTGGCGTCAAATTGGGGAGCAATTGATGACACCATGGCCATCACTCTCATCATCACGGGCATTGTCTTTATCGCTGTAAATTTTTTTATCGCCTTCGCCGTTATCAAATATCGCCACGATCCTAATCGTAAAGCCAAATATGAGCCTGAGAATAAAAAGTTAGAGATATGGCTAACCGTTATTACCAGTATCGGCATCATTGCCATGTTAGCCCCTGGTTTAATTGTTTATTCTGATTTTGTCGAAGTACCCGAGGAAGCACATATAGTCGAAGTGGTTGGTCAACAGTGGAGTTGGAGTTTTCGATTTCCAGGTGCTGACCAGCAGTTAGGCAAAAGTGCGGTTAAACATATTTCTATTGATAATCCCTTTGGTGTTGATCCTCTTGATTCTAGTGGCCAAGACGATGTATTGATTCTGGGCAATAGGTTGGCGTTACCAATAGATAAACCCGTCAAGGTGTTGATGCGCTCTAAGGATGTATTGCATAATTTTTATGTACCACAATTTAGAGTGAAAATGGATATGGTGCCTAGAACTATCTCTTATATTTGGTTTACACCGACCAAATTAGGTGAGTTTGAAATTCTCTGTGCTGAATTTTGTGGTCTCGGACATTTTAATATGCGAGGGCATGTACAGATCATGCCCCAACAAGAGTTTGATCTATGGTTACAGACACAACCTACCTTTGCCGCGTCCATGCTAAACAACACCTCACAGCTACTCAGTGTCGCTGCGCAAAGTGGACAAGAACTGGCGCAAAATAAAGGTTGTATAGGCTGCCATGATTTTTCAGGGAACTCCATTGGCCCAAGTTGGCAGGGGTTATTTGGGAAAATTCAAGTCTTAGCTGATGGCACTGAAGTGTTGGTGGATGCGGCGTACCTGAAAGAATCAATTCTCATGCCCAATGCGAAAATGGTAAAAGGCTACGCAGCCATCATGCCCCCACTTTCACTTAGTGAGTTGGAGATTGATTCGCTGATTGCGTATATCCAAGAAAAGGGAGCAACTCAAGATACAGCCACACAAAAAACCTTGTTATCTGGCGCAGAATTGGCGCAAACAAAAGGCTGTACAGCCTGCCATAGTCAGGACGGCACGCGATTAATAGGCCCAAGCTGGCAAGGTTTATTTGGCTCACTTCGAGAGACAACCAGTGGACAAAGAATCGAAGTTGATGATCTTTACTTAAAAGAGTCTATTTTCCAACCCAATGCCAAAATTGTCGCGGGCTATCCTCCGGTAATGCCACCCCCGGTACTTAACGAGCAAGAAGCATTGGCGATTATTGAATTTATTAAAACTCTTTGA